A region of Homo sapiens chromosome 17, GRCh38.p14 Primary Assembly DNA encodes the following proteins:
- the LHX1 gene encoding LIM/homeobox protein Lhx1 isoform X1: MVHCAGCKRPILDRFLLNVLDRAWHVKCVQCCECKCNLTEKCFSREGKLYCKNDFFRCFGTKCAGCAQGISPSDLVRRARSKVFHLNCFTCMMCNKQLSTGEELYIIDENKFVCKEDYLSNSSVAKENSLHSATTGSDPSLSPDSQDPSQDDAKDSESANVSDKEAGSNENDDQNLGAKRRGPRTTIKAKQLETLKAAFAATPKPTRHIREQLAQETGLNMRVIQVWFQNRRSKERRMKQLSALGARRHAFFRSPRRMRPLVDRLEPGELIPNGPFSFYGDYQSEYYGPGGNYDFFPQGPPSSQAQTPVDLPFVPSSGPSGTPLGGLEHPLPGHHPSSEAQRFTDILAHPPGDSPSPEPSLPGPLHSMSAEVFGPSPPFSSLSVNGGASYGNHLSHPPEMNEAAVW; encoded by the exons ATGGTTCACTGTGCCGGCTGCAAAAGGCCCATCCTGGACCGCTTTCTCTTGAACGTGCTGGACAGGGCCTGGCACGTCAAGTGCGTCCAGTGCTGTGAATGTAAATGCAACCTGACCGAGAAGTGCTTCTCCAGGGAAGGCAAACTCTACTGCAAGAACGACTTCTTCCG GTGTTTCGGTACCAAATGCGCAGGCTGCGCTCAGGGCATCTCCCCTAGCGACCTGGTGCGGAGAGCGCGGAGCAAAGTGTTTCACCTGAACTGCTTCACCTGCATGATGTGTAACAAGCAGCTCTCCACTGGCGAGGAACTCTACATCATCGACGAGAATAAGTTCGTCTGCAAAGAGGATTACCTAAGTAACAGCAGTGTTGCCAAAGAGAACAGCCTTCACTCGG CCACCACGGGCAGTGACCCCAGTTTGTCTCCGGATTCCCAAGACCCGTCGCAGGACGACGCCAAGGACTCGGAGAGCGCCAACGTGTCGGACAAGGAAGCGGGTAGCAACGAGAATGACGACCAGAACCTGGGCGCCAAGCGGCGGGGACCGCGCACCACCATCAAAGCCAAGCAGCTGGAGACGCTGAAGGCCGCCTTCGCTGCTACACCCAAGCCCACCCGCCACATCCGCGAGCAGCTGGCGCAGGAGACCGGCCTCAACATGCGCGTCATTCAG GTCTGGTTCCAGAACCGGCGCTCCAAGGAGCGGAGGATGAAGCAGCTGAGCGCCCTGGGCGCCCGGCGCCACGCCTTCTTCCGCAGTCCGCGCCGGATGCGGCCGCTGGTGGACCGCCTGGAGCCGGGCGAGCTCATCCCCAATGGTCCCTTCTCCTTCTACGGAG ATTACCAGAGCGAGTACTACGGGCCCGGGGGCAACTACGACTTCTTCCCGCAAGGCCCCCCGTCCTCGCAGGCCCAGACACCAGTGGACCTACCCTTCGTGCCGTCATCTGGGCCGTCCGGGACGCCCCTGGGTGGCCTGGAGCACCCGCTGCCGGGCCACCACCCGTCGAGCGAGGCGCAGCGGTTTACCGACATCCTGGCGCACCCACCCGGGGACTCGCCCAGCCCCGAGCCCAGCCTGCCCGGGCCTCTGCACTCCATGTCGGCCGAGGTCTTCGGACCCAGCCCGCCCTTCTCGTCGCTGTCGGTCAACGGTGGGGCGAGCTACGGAAACCACCTGTCCCACCCCCCCGAAATGAACGAGGCGGCCGTGTGGTAG